The Haemorhous mexicanus isolate bHaeMex1 chromosome 5, bHaeMex1.pri, whole genome shotgun sequence genome contains a region encoding:
- the IFRD1 gene encoding interferon-related developmental regulator 1: protein MPKPKKRGSNHQRGAGGQPRNVQPFSDEDASIETMSHCSGFSDPASFTEDGPEVDEEATQEDLEYKLKGFIDLTLDKSAKTRQAALESLKSAFSSKILYEFIMERRMTLTDSIERCIKKGKSDEQCAAAGLACLLCVQMGSGIESEEIFKTLGPVLKKIVCDGTASIQARQACATCLGICCFIVTDDITELYSTMECLENIFMKAYQRDRDTNGVSSTHNTVLHVSALLAWTLLLTICPMNEVKKKIEMHLNKLPSLLSCDDLNMRIAAGETLALLFELARETDADFFYEDMDLLTEKLRALATDGNKHRAKVDKRKQRSVFRDVLRAVEERDFPTEMVKFGPERMYIDCWVKKQTYETFKEILGSGMQYHLQSNDFLRNVFELGPPVMLDAATLKTMKISRFERHLYNSAAFKARTKARSKCRDKRADVGEFF from the exons ATGCCCAAGCCTAAGAAGCGGGGGAGCAACCACCAGCGCGGAGCCG GTGGTCAGCCCAGAAACGTGCAGCCTTTTAGTGATGAAGATGCTTCAATTGAAACCATGAGCCACTGCAGTGGCTTCAGTGATCCTGCTAGCTTCACTGAGGATG GGCCTGAAGTTGATGAAGAAGCCACTCAAGAAGACTTAGAATACAAGTTGAAGGGGTTTATTGATCTTACATTGGACAAGAG TGCAAAGACAAGACAAGCAGCCCTTGAAAGCCTGAAAAGtgcattttcttctaaaatactATATGAATTTATCATGGAAAGGAGAATGACCCTAACTGATAGCATTGAGCGCTGCATAAAGAAAG GTAAGAGCGATGAGcagtgtgcagctgctggactGGCTTGTCTTCTGTGTGTGCAGATGGGGTCAGGAATTGAAAGCGAGGAGATTTTTAAGACCCTTGGTCCAGTTCTGAAGAAGATTGTCTGTGATGGAACAGCCAGTATCCAAGCCAGACAGGCT TGTGCAACCTGCTTAGGGATTTGCTGTTTCATTGTGACCGATGACATTACG GAACTGTACTCTACTATGGAATGCCTGGAAAACATCTTCATGAAGGCCTATCAGCGGGATAGAGACACTAATGGTGTATCGAGTACCCATAATACTGTGCTTCACGTCAGTGCTCTCTTAGCATGGACATTGTTGTTGACCATTTGTCCAATGAATGAAGTGAAGAAGAAAATTGAAAT GCACTTGAATAAACTTCCAAGCCTGCTGTCTTGTGATGATCTCAACATGAGAATAGCTGCTGGAGAAACGCTAGCGCTTCTGTTTGAACTGGCACGTGAAACAGATGCT GATTTCTTTTATGAAGATATGGACCTTCTAACAGAGAAACTAAGAGCTCTGGCTACTGATGGAAACAAGCACCGGGCCAAAGTGGATAAAAGAAAGCAGCGATCTGTCTTCAGAGACGTTCTGCGGGCTGTTGAG GAGCGGGACTTCCCTACAGAGATGGTGAAGTTTGGACCTGAGCGGATGTATATTGACTGCTGggttaaaaaacaaacctaTGAGACGTTCAAGGAGATTCTGGGCTCAGGGATGCAATACCATTTGCAG TCAAATGACTTTCTTCGGAATGTGTTTGAGCTTGGTCCACCAGTAATGCTGGATGCTGCAACTCTTAAAACAATGAAGATATCCCGTTTTGAAAGG caCTTATACAACTCTGCAGCGTTCAAGGCTCGGACAAAGGCTAGAAGTAAATGTCGTGATAAAAGAGCAGATgtgggggaatttttttag
- the LSMEM1 gene encoding leucine-rich single-pass membrane protein 1 has translation MERPSLEFKLPDTHEEGKLYVVDSLNNLNKLNVCPAESQRSLDEEDNTGGTGESMAGSHTSNQRLFLVTFVLTLTVSLALVSFVIFLIFQTRNEVDQISSRLLSEKKNIEELKKLNNIILKHLNQSRIKEKPSDLHAYFFTHAELKVPGE, from the exons ATGGAGAGGCCTTCCTTGGAATTTAAGCTGCCTGATACTCATGAAGAAGGAAAACTTTATGTGGTTGATTCCCTAAACAACCTAAACAAGCTAAATGTTTGTCCAGCTGAATCCCAGCGCTCACTAG ATGAGGAAGACAACACTGGTGGTACTGGAGAAAGTATGGCAGGGAGCCACACAAGCAACCAGCGTTTGTTCCTCGTCACCTTTGTCCTTACTTTGACAGTCAGTTTGGCGCTTGTTTCATTTGTAATATTCTTAATAT TTCAAACTAGAAATGAGGTGGACCAAATATCAAGCAGACTACTATCTGAAAAGAAGAACATAGAAGAGCTGAAGAAACTTAACAATATTATATTAAAGCATCTGAATCAATCCAGAATTAAGGAAAAGCCTTCTGATCTTCATGCTTACTTCTTTACCCATGCTGAGCTCAAAGTCCCTGGAGAATAA